One Phaseolus vulgaris cultivar G19833 chromosome 4, P. vulgaris v2.0, whole genome shotgun sequence DNA window includes the following coding sequences:
- the LOC137838863 gene encoding protein PLASTID MOVEMENT IMPAIRED 1-like: protein MAEGNSTEKNSIFQILQELEALSETLYQSHTSNRTRTAASLALPPKASPPFLSSVEDHNDTAKVKHKQSNKNRSRGMSLSPLRSRPKPEDAKATLIQPDTNNFDDTANSSDKKSIWKWKPLRAISHIGMHKLSCLFSVKVVTAQGLPSSMNGLRLSVCVRKKETKDGSVQTMPSRVDQGAADFEEIFFIRCHVYWNHGSGKQLRFEPKPFWIYLVAVDAEELGFGRNSVDLSQLVQESIEKRQQGTRVRQWNKSFGLSGKAKGGELVLKLGFKIMEKDGEVQIYKQEENFKPSRFKRLTNSFSRKRSKSSFSLPSQ, encoded by the coding sequence ATGGCAGAAGGTAACTCTACCGAGAAAAACTCCATTTTTCAGATCCTACAAGAACTAGAGGCCCTTAGTGAAACCCTTTACCAATCACACACCTCAAACAGAACCAGAACAGCAGCTTCATTAGCTCTACCACCAAAAGCTTCACCTCCTTTTCTCTCATCTGTTGAAGATCACAATGACACAGCTAAAGTTAAACACAAACAAAGCAACAAAAATAGGTCTCGCGGCATGTCCTTGTCTCCATTGAGATCAAGGCCAAAGCCTGAAGATGCCAAGGCAACTCTCATTCAGCCAGATACCAATAACTTTGATGACACGGCAAATTCAAGTGACAAGAAAAGCATTTGGAAGTGGAAGCCTTTGAGGGCAATTTCTCATATTGGAATGCATAAACTAAGCTGTTTGTTTTCTGTTAAAGTGGTGACTGCTCAAGGCCTTCCTTCATCCATGAATGGACTAAGGCTTTCTGTTTGTGTTAGAAAGAAAGAGACCAAAGACGGGAGTGTGCAGACAATGCCATCAAGGGTTGATCAAGGTGCTGCAGATTTTGAAGAGATCTTCTTCATAAGGTGCCACGTTTATTGGAACCATGGTAGTGGAAAGCAGCTTAGGTTTGAGCCAAAACCGTTTTGGATATACCTTGTTGCAGTTGATGCAGAAGAGCTTGGTTTTGGAAGAAACAGTGTGGATTTGAGCCAGTTGGTTCAAGAATCCATTGAGAAAAGGCAGCAAGGCACGCGTGTGAGGCAGTGGAACAAAAGCTTTGGCTTATCAGGAAAGGCAAAAGGAGGAGAACTGGTTCTGAAACTTGGGTTCAAAATCATGGAGAAAGATGGAGAAGTTCAGATATATAAGCAGGAAGAGAATTTTAAACCTAGCAGGTTCAAAAGGCTCACTAATTCTTTTTCTCGAAAACGATCCAAGTCATCATTCAGCTTGCCTAGTCAATGA
- the LOC137838864 gene encoding kunitz-type trypsin inhibitor-like 1 protein: MKVAVSLTLSFFLFAFTTNLPLAFSDVSAKVVDSQGRPVSSAAKYYILPFFSGPTGGGVAVGKAGNSTCDATVLQTTDESDRGQAVKFSTRGTSSDAIFTGQPLDIAFADEPLCASSSKWVVVSDDFPEAWVGIGGAEDHPGKKIMSGTFKIEKFDEGYKLVFCATTTTTTCYNIGRHDDVKGRRLVLTNKPFQVSFNHI; encoded by the coding sequence ATGAAGGTTGCAGTATCACTCACCCTTTCCTTCTTCCTCTTTGCCTTCACCACCAACCTCCCATTAGCCTTCTCAGATGTTTCTGCAAAAGTGGTAGACTCACAAGGAAGGCCCGTTTCTTCTGCTGCCAAATACTACATTTTGCCATTTTTTTCTGGTCCAACAGGTGGTGGAGTAGCAGTAGGTAAAGCTGGCAACTCAACATGCGATGCTACTGTTCTACAAACGACTGATGAGTCTGATCGAGGGCAGGCAGTGAAATTCAGCACACGAGGAACAAGCTCAGATGCCATCTTCACAGGCCAACCTTTAGATATTGCATTTGCAGATGAGCCTCTGTGTGCTTCATCCTCCAAGTGGGTGGTGGTTTCTGATGATTTCCCTGAGGCATGGGTGGGTATTGGTGGTGCTGAAGACCATCCAGGGAAGAAGATAATGAGTGGAACGTTTAAGATTGAGAAATTTGATGAGGGTTACAAGCTTGTGTTCTgtgccaccaccaccaccaccacttgTTATAACATTGGGAGGCATGATGATGTTAAAGGAAGGCGTCTCGTCTTAACCAATAAACCCTTTCAGGTTTCGTTTAATCATATATGA
- the LOC137836522 gene encoding kunitz-type trypsin inhibitor-like 2 protein — MESALSSLSLCFLLLAFTTNFPSAFSGAPEKVTDTQGRPISGAGKYYISQVNGGATGGGGLFLAQTGNSKCQVTILQDYYDGHRGLAVKLGAQGAGSGGVFTGTPLDVALDLKPSCASSSKWVVVADGFSQKWVGIGGGSDHPGAAIVTGTLKIEKYNEGYKFVFCVSATTCSDIGTLDDGETGKRLVLTNNAPFKIAFVSAT, encoded by the coding sequence ATGGAGTCTGCACTATCATCACTGAGCCTCTGCTTCCTCCTCTTAGCCTTCACCACCAACTTCCCATCAGCCTTCTCAGGTGCTCCAGAAAAAGTGACAGACACACAAGGAAGACCCATTTCCGGTGCAGGAAAATACTACATCTCACAAGTTAATGGTGGTGCAACAGGTGGTGGTGGACTATTTCTTGCTCAAACTGGCAACTCAAAATGCCAAGTTACAATTCTACAAGATTACTACGACGGCCACCGCGGTCTGGCAGTGAAACTCGGCGCCCAAGGAGCAGGGTCAGGTGGCGTCTTCACAGGAACACCATTAGATGTTGCACTTGATTTGAAGCCTTCGTGTGCTTCGTCCTCTAAGTGGGTGGTGGTGGCTGATGGTTTCAGTCAGAAATGGGTAGGTATTGGTGGTGGCAGCGACCATCCAGGAGCGGCGATCGTAACTGGAACGTTGAAGATTGAGAAGTACAATGAGGGTTATAAGTTTGTGTTCTGTGTGAGCGCCACCACTTGTTCTGACATTGGGACACTTGATGATGGTGAGACCGGAAAACGTCTCGTCTTAACCAATAACGCTCCCTTCAAAATTGCATTTGTTAGTGCTACCTGA
- the LOC137838865 gene encoding kunitz-type trypsin inhibitor-like 2 protein produces MKSSSSSLPLTLPFLLFAISTTFASAFMDPPVMILDQNGVPVSASAEYYVAQLNGGPTGGGLTTGLGTNITCPLIVLQVYYEAVRGQKVKFTTRGTTKSDDKIRTGTPLDIEFVDKPSCASSSKWVVVYDSKYPGQWLGIGDAADLPGKKIVDGVFKIEKYSFLEGYKFMFCPTARNVCLNFARLEDANGRRLILVNETSSPYILEAGFDKATTSSKPLF; encoded by the coding sequence ATGaagtcatcatcatcatcactacCACTCACTCTCCCTTTCCTCCTCTTTGCCATCTCTACCACCTTTGCATCTGCCTTCATGGATCCTCCTGTGATGATCCTTGACCAGAACGGTGTCCCCGTTTCTGCATCTGCAGAATACTACGTGGCGCAACTCAACGGTGGTCCAACAGGTGGTGGATTGACAACAGGCCTAGGTACCAACATAACATGTCCTCTCATTGTTCTGCAAGTTTATTACGAGGCTGTCCGTGGGCAGAAAGTGAAGTTCACCACACGAGGAACAACAAAGTCCGATGATAAGATCAGGACAGGGACACCATTGGATATTGAGTTTGTGGATAAACCTTCGTGCGCTTCATCTTCCAAGTGGGTGGTTGTTTATGACAGCAAGTACCCTGGACAATGGCTGGGAATCGGTGATGCTGCAGACCTTCCAGGGAAGAAGATCGTAGATGGAGTTTTCAAGATTGAGAAATACTCGTTTCTTGAGGGTTACAAGTTCATGTTCTGTCCCACTGCCAGAAACGTTTGTTTGAACTTTGCCAGACTTGAAGATGCAAATGGAAGGCGTCTCATCTTGGTGAATGAGACAAGCTCTCCTTACATCTTAGAAGCTGGATTTGATAAAGCTACCACCTCATCAAAACCCTTGTTCTAG
- the LOC137836521 gene encoding subtilisin inhibitor CLSI-II-like gives MKSTLFLTLSFFLLFTSNFLPLVLCRVPEQVVDSNGLPISPFVQYDLSQLNFQGPQGGGVELDFDGNSRCQVVVIQNYDQFFRGEGLRFSTEGRSSGAILTETPLEIRFDYHPYCASSSKWVVVGDDFPAKWVGIGDGADHAGKEILSGTFMIKKYGEGYKFAFCSNNTNHNTCFSIGRIDDHKGRRLVLMDDSHLNTPFNFVLINIG, from the coding sequence ATGAAGTCTACACTATTCCtcactctctctttctttcttctcttcaCTTCCAACTTTCTTCCATTAGTCTTATGTAGGGTTCCTGAACAAGTTGTGGACTCAAATGGTTTACCCATTTCTCCTTTTGTTCAATACGATCTTTCACAACTTAATTTTCAAGGTCCACAAGGTGGTGGAGTAGAGTTAGATTTTGATGGGAACTCAAGATGCCAAGTTGTTGTTATACAAAATTATGATCAGTTTTTCCGTGGGGAGGGTCTGAGATTCAGCACAGAAGGAAGAAGCTCAGGTGCCATACTGACAGAGACACCATTAGAGATTAGATTTGATTATCATCCTTATTGTGCTTCATCCTCCAAGTGGGTGGTAGTTGGTGATGATTTTCCTGCAAAATGGGTTGGTATTGGTGATGGTGCAGACCATGCAGGGAAGGAGATCTTAAGTGGAACGTTTATGATTAAGAAATATGGTGAGGGTTATAAGTTTGCATTTTGCAGCAACAACACTAACCACAACACTTGTTTTAGTATTGGGAGAATTGATGATCATAAGGGAAGGCGTCTTGTTTTGATGGATGATTCTCACCTTAATACTCCCTTTAATTTTGTACTTATTAATATTGGCTAA